One Pseudomonas brassicacearum genomic region harbors:
- a CDS encoding benzaldehyde dehydrogenase — protein MSVSEPSEFLREELWYERIFNGDWIRPLGGTNSVDEPATGDVLTVTGLADAADVALASLTAARAQPAWAALGPRERAGIFRKAAALAQQHFAELALYIARESGGSLFKGEHEVREAIVLLHQAAGLLSQPHGLVLPSEAGRLSYARRLPHGVVGVISPFNFPLVLSLRSVAPALAAGNAVVLKPDPQTPISGGFIIARLFEAAGLPKGLLHVLPGGAPAGEALCRDPHVRMIAFTGSTAAGRKVAELAGRHLKKVALELGGKNSLIVLEDADLDLAASNAAWGAWLHQGQICMATGRILVHESIAQALIQKLTEKAQAITVGNAARGEAVLGPLINNRQLQRVHEIVVESVKAGATLEAGGEFDQLFYPPTVLSGVRPGMRAFDEEIFGPVATVVSFASDEEAIKLANRTEYGLSAGIVSPSVGRAMAIGDQLNCGLLHINDQTVADECINPFGGRGNSGNAGSVGGPADWDEYTQWQWVTVKDTAPRYPF, from the coding sequence ATGTCGGTAAGTGAACCCTCTGAATTTCTGCGGGAAGAGCTGTGGTATGAGCGCATTTTCAATGGCGATTGGATACGGCCGTTGGGGGGCACCAACAGCGTGGATGAGCCCGCCACCGGCGACGTGCTGACGGTCACCGGGCTGGCGGATGCCGCCGATGTCGCCTTGGCCAGTCTTACCGCCGCGCGTGCCCAGCCAGCCTGGGCGGCGCTGGGGCCACGGGAACGGGCGGGTATCTTTCGCAAGGCGGCGGCACTGGCCCAGCAACACTTTGCCGAACTGGCGCTGTACATCGCCCGGGAAAGTGGCGGCAGCCTGTTCAAGGGCGAGCATGAGGTTCGTGAGGCGATTGTCTTGTTGCATCAGGCGGCCGGTCTGCTCTCGCAACCCCATGGTCTGGTGTTGCCCAGCGAGGCGGGGCGCTTGTCGTATGCGCGGCGGTTGCCCCACGGCGTGGTCGGCGTGATTTCTCCATTCAACTTCCCCCTGGTGCTCTCCCTGCGTTCGGTCGCGCCAGCGCTGGCGGCCGGCAACGCCGTGGTGCTCAAGCCCGATCCGCAGACGCCAATCAGTGGTGGTTTCATCATTGCTCGGTTATTCGAAGCCGCCGGTCTGCCCAAAGGCCTGTTGCACGTTTTGCCCGGCGGCGCGCCGGCAGGTGAGGCGCTGTGTCGCGACCCGCATGTGCGGATGATCGCCTTCACCGGCTCCACCGCGGCGGGGCGCAAGGTCGCGGAGCTGGCGGGTCGTCACCTGAAGAAAGTGGCCCTGGAGCTGGGCGGCAAGAATTCGCTGATTGTGCTCGAAGACGCCGATCTCGACCTGGCCGCCAGCAATGCCGCCTGGGGCGCCTGGTTGCATCAGGGGCAAATCTGCATGGCCACCGGACGCATCCTGGTCCATGAATCGATTGCCCAGGCGCTGATCCAGAAGCTGACCGAAAAAGCCCAAGCAATCACCGTTGGCAATGCGGCGCGCGGCGAAGCGGTGTTGGGGCCTTTGATCAACAACCGGCAGCTGCAACGCGTGCATGAAATCGTCGTGGAGAGTGTGAAGGCGGGCGCAACACTGGAAGCCGGCGGCGAATTTGACCAGCTCTTCTACCCACCCACCGTGCTCTCAGGCGTACGCCCGGGCATGCGCGCATTCGATGAAGAGATCTTCGGCCCGGTCGCCACCGTGGTCAGTTTCGCCAGCGACGAAGAAGCCATCAAGTTGGCCAATCGCACCGAGTACGGCCTGTCCGCAGGCATCGTTTCGCCTTCGGTCGGGCGCGCGATGGCGATCGGCGACCAACTCAATTGCGGCTTGCTGCACATCAACGATCAGACCGTGGCCGACGAATGCATCAATCCATTCGGTGGGCGCGGCAACTCAGGGAATGCCGGCAGCGTGGGTGGACCGGCCGACTGGGACGAATACACGCAATGGCAGTGGGTGACGGTCAAGGATACCGCGCCGCGCTACCCGTTCTGA
- a CDS encoding DUF1349 domain-containing protein: MELALLNGSWLNEPKLHTPTETTLELVTDQETDFWRETHYGFTRDSGHFLGLEAPSRFTCQLRIRSTFEALYDQAGIMVRINERQWVKAGIELSDGQAMLSSVLTDGKSDWATSPYTADPTDFWMRATVADGVLRLQVSSDGNRWPLVRLCPFPAAPNYWVGPMACSPKRGGLKVLFSDWEFGPALGKDLHDLS, translated from the coding sequence TTGGAATTAGCACTGCTCAACGGCTCATGGCTGAATGAACCGAAGCTCCACACGCCCACAGAAACCACACTGGAACTCGTAACAGACCAAGAAACGGACTTCTGGCGCGAAACCCACTACGGCTTCACCCGCGACAGCGGTCACTTCCTGGGCCTTGAAGCCCCTTCCCGTTTCACCTGCCAGCTCCGCATCCGCAGCACCTTCGAGGCGCTATACGATCAAGCCGGCATCATGGTCCGGATCAACGAACGGCAATGGGTCAAAGCCGGAATCGAGCTGAGCGACGGACAAGCCATGCTCAGTAGCGTGCTCACGGATGGAAAGTCTGACTGGGCGACCAGCCCCTACACCGCAGACCCCACCGACTTCTGGATGCGCGCCACGGTGGCGGATGGCGTGCTTCGCCTCCAGGTCTCGTCCGACGGCAACCGCTGGCCGCTGGTGCGGTTATGTCCCTTCCCTGCCGCGCCGAACTACTGGGTCGGTCCGATGGCTTGCAGTCCCAAGCGAGGTGGATTGAAAGTGCTGTTTTCGGATTGGGAATTTGGGCCCGCGCTCGGTAAGGATTTGCATGATTTGTCTTGA
- a CDS encoding DMT family transporter: protein METRCVPFDGLKNPGRPHVKVILATMFVILCWAYSPIGIRIGLQAYEPSQLALVRFLIASVFMAVVAVAKGISWPRLGDLPLLAVLGFFAVSLHHIALNYGQRGVSAGAASVLAQSTPLFSTLLAHFVFKDRVGGWQWGCVLCGLLGAAVVVTGDRGLGDMDARGLLILLAALSWSVYFSLQKRHNHRYDGLTMVCYTVWSGTILLFIFAPGVLGAARQASASVNLAVLILGIFPSALAYLAWAYVLAHSDVSRASMALYLIPPSAMLMASLVLAERPATMVIVGAVIVLASVLALNFEPVSVAKTS, encoded by the coding sequence ATGGAAACCCGTTGTGTGCCGTTTGACGGCTTGAAGAACCCCGGCAGACCCCACGTGAAAGTGATCCTGGCGACGATGTTCGTGATTCTTTGCTGGGCCTATTCGCCGATTGGTATTCGCATCGGCTTGCAGGCCTACGAACCGAGTCAGCTGGCGTTGGTGCGGTTCCTCATCGCTTCGGTGTTCATGGCCGTTGTCGCGGTGGCGAAGGGTATTTCCTGGCCGCGTCTTGGGGATTTGCCGCTGCTAGCGGTGTTGGGTTTCTTTGCCGTGAGTCTGCACCACATCGCCCTCAATTACGGTCAACGGGGCGTCAGTGCCGGGGCGGCGAGTGTGTTGGCCCAGTCCACGCCTTTGTTCAGTACGTTACTGGCGCATTTTGTCTTCAAGGACAGAGTCGGCGGTTGGCAATGGGGCTGTGTACTGTGCGGCTTGCTTGGCGCTGCCGTGGTCGTCACGGGGGATCGAGGCTTGGGTGACATGGACGCCCGTGGGCTATTGATCTTGCTGGCGGCGCTGTCCTGGAGTGTGTATTTCTCTTTGCAGAAGCGCCATAACCATCGCTACGACGGCTTGACCATGGTTTGTTACACCGTCTGGTCGGGCACAATCCTGTTGTTCATTTTCGCACCGGGGGTGTTGGGCGCGGCGCGACAGGCTTCGGCTTCGGTGAACCTGGCAGTGTTGATTCTCGGTATTTTTCCCAGCGCGCTGGCATACCTCGCCTGGGCGTACGTGCTGGCCCACAGCGACGTGAGCCGAGCCTCCATGGCGCTTTACCTGATACCGCCCAGCGCGATGTTGATGGCCTCTTTAGTCCTGGCCGAACGCCCAGCGACGATGGTGATTGTTGGGGCGGTTATCGTGTTGGCGAGTGTGCTTGCGTTGAATTTTGAGCCGGTGAGTGTGGCGAAAACCAGCTGA
- a CDS encoding ABC transporter permease, with protein MRSSFPAPALTSFKNKEHLSSTSWWADIALLSLAVLLAIFIFHGVEQMSQPLGVLHSSPVSLELAHLPEYTLRTTLRMFIALFASLVFSLVVATLAAKSRKAAIVILPALDILQSVPVLGFLTFTVVFFMGLFPGKETGVECAAIFAIFTSQVWNMTFSFYQSLRTVPHDLYEVSRQFAFSPWQRFVRLELPFATPGLVWNMMMSMSGGWFFVVASEAITVGDKTVSLPGIGSWLALAIEHKDIAAIAWAVLAMVGVIVLYDLLFFRPIVAWADKFRFEQTASQKRPRSRVYDLLRSARLVPLALLALDSIKASLFLEKIPRFPRVHFKTSARFNRATDVVWIALVAAACMAGLLQLSRFIGSTLGLEDVLGAFGLGLATLLRVAVLIVLASVVWVPIGVWIGLNPRWAERLQPIAQLLAAFPANVLFPFAVIAIVALKLNPDVWLSPLMILGTQWYILFNVIAGASALPTDLREAARSFQVRGWQWWRQVALPGVFPYYVTGALTAAGGSWNASIVAEAVSWGDDHLYASGLGAFIAQATTAGDLQRVALGVTVMAIFVVGFNRLLWRPLYGFAERRLRIE; from the coding sequence ATGCGCTCTTCATTCCCAGCACCGGCATTGACGTCTTTCAAGAATAAGGAACACCTTTCCAGCACTTCGTGGTGGGCTGATATCGCCTTACTTAGCCTTGCCGTGCTCTTGGCGATCTTTATATTTCATGGCGTTGAGCAAATGAGTCAGCCGCTTGGCGTTCTGCACTCATCCCCCGTATCCCTTGAGCTTGCCCACCTGCCGGAATACACACTGCGCACCACACTGCGCATGTTCATCGCCTTGTTCGCGTCATTGGTGTTTTCTCTAGTCGTTGCGACGTTGGCTGCCAAAAGCCGCAAGGCGGCCATCGTAATCCTGCCCGCACTGGATATTCTCCAATCCGTCCCGGTCCTTGGTTTTCTCACCTTTACCGTCGTGTTCTTCATGGGCCTGTTCCCAGGCAAAGAAACCGGTGTGGAATGCGCGGCGATCTTCGCCATCTTCACCAGTCAGGTCTGGAACATGACCTTCAGCTTTTATCAGTCGCTGCGAACCGTGCCCCACGACCTTTACGAAGTCAGCCGGCAGTTCGCGTTTTCGCCATGGCAACGCTTCGTCAGGCTCGAGTTGCCTTTCGCGACGCCAGGCCTGGTGTGGAACATGATGATGTCCATGTCCGGCGGCTGGTTTTTTGTGGTCGCTTCCGAGGCCATCACCGTCGGCGACAAGACCGTCAGTTTGCCGGGCATTGGCTCATGGCTGGCGTTGGCGATCGAGCACAAAGACATTGCCGCCATCGCTTGGGCCGTGTTGGCCATGGTCGGGGTGATCGTGCTGTATGACCTGTTGTTTTTCCGGCCCATCGTCGCTTGGGCGGACAAATTCCGCTTCGAACAGACCGCCTCGCAGAAACGCCCACGGTCCAGGGTTTATGACCTGCTGCGCTCGGCCCGCCTTGTGCCCTTGGCATTGCTCGCCCTGGACAGCATCAAGGCGTCGTTATTCCTGGAGAAGATCCCCCGGTTTCCTCGAGTCCACTTCAAGACCAGCGCCCGCTTCAACCGCGCCACCGACGTGGTCTGGATAGCCCTGGTCGCTGCTGCGTGCATGGCCGGCCTTCTGCAATTGTCGCGTTTCATTGGCAGCACATTGGGCCTGGAAGACGTGCTCGGCGCATTTGGCCTGGGACTGGCCACCCTGTTGCGAGTCGCCGTGTTGATCGTGCTTGCCAGCGTAGTGTGGGTGCCCATCGGCGTCTGGATCGGCTTGAACCCACGCTGGGCCGAGCGTTTGCAACCCATCGCTCAGTTGCTGGCGGCCTTCCCGGCCAACGTCCTGTTTCCGTTCGCGGTGATCGCCATCGTCGCCCTGAAGCTCAACCCCGATGTCTGGCTCTCACCGCTGATGATCCTGGGTACCCAGTGGTACATCCTGTTCAACGTGATTGCCGGCGCCAGCGCCCTGCCCACGGATCTGCGTGAAGCGGCGCGCAGCTTTCAGGTGCGCGGTTGGCAGTGGTGGCGCCAAGTCGCGCTGCCGGGGGTGTTCCCGTATTACGTCACCGGCGCCCTCACGGCAGCCGGCGGCTCGTGGAACGCCAGCATCGTCGCCGAAGCGGTTTCCTGGGGCGATGACCATCTGTACGCGTCAGGGTTGGGTGCCTTTATCGCTCAGGCCACCACGGCTGGGGATTTGCAACGGGTGGCCCTGGGCGTGACGGTCATGGCGATTTTCGTGGTGGGTTTCAACCGGCTGCTGTGGCGCCCCCTGTACGGTTTTGCCGAACGCCGGCTGCGCATTGAGTGA
- a CDS encoding LysR family transcriptional regulator, giving the protein MELSQLRMLKTVCDTGSIARAAEVLHCVPSNITARLKSLERELGTPLFFREGRGLRVSPAGEVFLGYATKILGLTEEARRAVNPSHTPSGPLRIGAIESSATGRLPQLLAKYHAQYPQVSLELSTGTWAQLLDDTQHHRLDGVIVAVDVERPGLKRAVMYREDLMLIASESHGPLRNAADLQGKAIFMWPPGCPYRFALEQWLLRHDQVQPIISIASYGAIVGCVSAGAGVSLVPRGIYEQYRQGAGWTGYEFPELTGIDNLFYWHENAGRHPAREAFLTMLKTEFEE; this is encoded by the coding sequence ATGGAACTGTCCCAACTGCGCATGCTCAAGACCGTCTGCGACACCGGCAGCATCGCCCGCGCCGCCGAAGTGCTGCACTGCGTGCCGTCCAACATCACCGCACGGCTCAAATCCCTGGAGCGGGAACTCGGTACACCGTTGTTTTTTCGTGAAGGCCGCGGTTTGCGGGTCAGCCCGGCGGGCGAGGTGTTCCTGGGATACGCGACAAAAATTCTCGGCCTGACGGAAGAAGCCCGCCGCGCGGTCAACCCCAGCCACACGCCAAGTGGACCGCTGCGCATTGGCGCCATCGAATCCAGCGCCACGGGGCGCCTGCCGCAGTTGTTGGCCAAATACCACGCGCAGTATCCTCAAGTGTCGCTGGAGCTGAGCACGGGGACTTGGGCACAGTTGCTGGACGATACCCAGCATCACCGGCTCGACGGGGTGATCGTGGCGGTAGACGTGGAACGGCCTGGACTCAAGCGCGCCGTGATGTACCGCGAAGACCTGATGCTCATCGCCTCCGAATCCCACGGCCCCTTGCGCAACGCGGCAGACCTGCAAGGCAAGGCCATCTTCATGTGGCCCCCGGGCTGCCCGTACCGCTTCGCCCTGGAGCAATGGTTGCTGCGCCATGACCAAGTGCAACCGATCATCAGCATCGCCAGCTATGGCGCCATCGTCGGCTGCGTCAGTGCCGGTGCCGGCGTCTCGCTGGTGCCTCGTGGGATCTATGAGCAATACCGCCAGGGGGCTGGCTGGACAGGGTATGAGTTCCCTGAGCTGACGGGCATCGATAACCTTTTCTACTGGCATGAAAACGCTGGCCGGCATCCTGCCAGAGAAGCGTTTTTGACGATGTTGAAGACGGAGTTCGAGGAGTAG
- a CDS encoding response regulator transcription factor: MSKTEVDGRTEAMIYIVDDDSSVRASLQDLLASVGLASTAFGSAQAFMDAERSDVPACLILDVRMPGLSGLDFQQEMARLNILLPVVFITAHGDIPMSVKAMKAGALEFLTKPFREQDLLDAISLGLTRDKERRKAAAMVDELKRRHGALTDGEREVMDLVVSGLLNKQVAARLGLSEVTVKVRRGSLMRKMQADSLAALVKMSEKLKDARGS; the protein is encoded by the coding sequence ATGAGCAAGACAGAGGTTGATGGGCGCACTGAGGCGATGATTTACATCGTCGACGATGACAGCTCGGTGCGTGCCTCGCTGCAAGACCTGCTGGCCTCGGTGGGCCTGGCGAGCACGGCGTTCGGTTCGGCCCAGGCGTTCATGGACGCTGAGCGGTCGGATGTGCCGGCGTGCCTGATCCTCGACGTGCGCATGCCGGGCTTGAGTGGGTTGGATTTCCAGCAGGAAATGGCCCGCTTGAATATTTTGCTCCCGGTGGTGTTCATCACCGCCCATGGCGACATTCCCATGTCGGTCAAAGCCATGAAGGCCGGGGCGCTGGAGTTCTTGACCAAGCCGTTCCGCGAACAGGATTTGCTCGACGCCATCAGCCTGGGCCTGACTCGTGACAAGGAAAGGCGCAAGGCCGCGGCGATGGTGGATGAATTGAAACGTCGCCACGGCGCCCTCACGGACGGGGAGCGCGAGGTCATGGACCTGGTCGTGTCGGGGCTGTTGAACAAGCAAGTGGCAGCCCGGCTGGGTTTGAGCGAGGTGACCGTGAAAGTGCGGCGCGGGTCGCTGATGCGCAAGATGCAGGCGGACTCGTTGGCGGCGCTGGTCAAGATGTCGGAAAAACTCAAGGACGCCAGAGGTTCGTAG
- a CDS encoding MbcA/ParS/Xre antitoxin family protein produces MPGSQYAKILEHTTNVFGSRQLAEDWLRKPCKYLGNHVPLELIDSPQGFQVVEDYLTRIEHGVYQ; encoded by the coding sequence ATGCCTGGAAGCCAATACGCCAAGATTTTGGAGCACACCACCAATGTTTTCGGCAGTCGGCAGTTGGCTGAGGATTGGCTGCGAAAGCCCTGCAAGTACCTGGGCAATCATGTGCCGTTGGAGCTGATCGACAGTCCGCAAGGCTTTCAAGTGGTTGAGGATTACCTGACTCGGATTGAACACGGGGTATATCAATGA
- a CDS encoding AAA-associated domain-containing protein has product MEVIEKRCLVDVKQLGQVYGTAGGAERRVLDDVCLRLNEGEVIGLLGRSGSGKSTLLRAIAGLISPTTGVVDFPVDAQGLSSSVRMVFQSFALFPWLTVLQNVEVGLEALGVAAPERRRRALAAIDMIGLDGFESAFPKELSGGMRQRVGLARALVVAPDVLLMDEPFSALDVLTAETLRTDLLDLWREGRMPIKSILMVTHNIEEAVLMCDRILIFSSNPGRVMREIAVDLSQPRHRSDPAFQALVEHIYVQMAGGANEGSPRQGTFAGSDMGMVLPSISTNALAGLIEAVQDQPFAGQADLRELAGALRYTASDLLPVAEVLQLMRFADMHEGHLTLLPAGQRYADSAVDERKQLFAQHLLKYVPLVGHVRRVLDDRPTRTAPARRFRDQLEDFMSEHDAANTLDCVTQWGRYAELFAYDEVADQFSLDNPS; this is encoded by the coding sequence ATGGAAGTCATAGAGAAGCGTTGCCTAGTGGATGTAAAGCAACTGGGACAGGTCTACGGCACTGCCGGCGGCGCTGAGCGCCGGGTGCTGGACGATGTCTGCCTGCGCCTGAACGAGGGGGAAGTCATCGGCCTGTTGGGGCGTTCGGGGTCCGGGAAATCGACCTTGCTGCGGGCCATCGCAGGCTTGATTTCGCCCACCACCGGCGTGGTTGATTTTCCCGTCGATGCCCAGGGCTTATCCAGTTCGGTGCGTATGGTGTTCCAGAGTTTCGCCCTGTTCCCCTGGTTGACGGTGCTGCAAAACGTCGAAGTCGGCCTCGAGGCCTTGGGCGTGGCGGCACCGGAGCGACGTCGGCGGGCCTTGGCCGCCATCGACATGATCGGCCTCGATGGCTTCGAAAGCGCCTTCCCGAAAGAACTGTCAGGCGGCATGCGCCAGCGCGTCGGCCTGGCCCGCGCGTTGGTGGTCGCCCCGGATGTGTTGTTGATGGACGAGCCGTTTTCCGCGTTGGACGTATTGACCGCCGAAACGCTGCGCACCGATCTGCTGGATTTGTGGCGTGAAGGGCGGATGCCGATCAAGTCCATCTTGATGGTCACGCATAACATCGAAGAAGCCGTGCTGATGTGTGACCGGATACTGATTTTCTCCTCCAATCCAGGACGGGTCATGCGGGAAATCGCCGTGGACCTCAGCCAGCCGCGGCATCGCTCGGACCCGGCTTTCCAAGCCCTGGTGGAACACATCTACGTGCAGATGGCCGGGGGAGCGAATGAGGGCTCGCCACGCCAGGGCACGTTTGCCGGCAGCGACATGGGCATGGTGCTGCCGTCGATTTCCACCAATGCCCTGGCTGGGCTGATCGAAGCGGTGCAGGATCAGCCGTTTGCCGGCCAGGCGGATTTGCGTGAACTCGCCGGGGCCTTGCGCTACACCGCCAGTGACCTGCTGCCGGTCGCCGAGGTCCTGCAACTGATGCGTTTCGCCGACATGCACGAGGGGCATCTCACCCTGCTGCCGGCTGGGCAACGCTACGCCGATTCGGCGGTGGATGAGCGCAAGCAACTGTTTGCCCAGCACCTGCTTAAATATGTCCCGTTGGTGGGCCATGTGCGCAGGGTGCTGGATGACCGCCCCACGCGCACGGCACCGGCCAGGCGTTTCCGTGATCAGCTGGAAGATTTCATGTCCGAGCACGACGCCGCCAATACCCTGGACTGCGTCACTCAGTGGGGCCGCTACGCCGAGCTGTTCGCCTACGACGAAGTGGCCGATCAGTTCAGCCTGGACAATCCATCCTGA
- a CDS encoding sensor histidine kinase: MRNTPLTLRVVLLLALALGIAAIDTVTDLEIAVGVFQIVVVLIAVRILPARAVAGVSVFCMVLTILSYRFTRFGDTEAGLINVLISLAAIAGTTYLALRLSAAIRTVHQTRAHLAHIARINMLGELAASIAHEVNQPLAAVATSGGACLRWMATEPPNLPKAQQAVERIIADTHRASEIIARLRGMARHQAPSKQWLNVADTVNAALRLLAGELNEQNITLRVQVQEGLPPVLADEVQIQQVLLNLAMNAVDAMRQVEVERRELAVQVALESPDRLRFSVSDQGSGLSVNDRERVFDAFYSTKPDGMGMGLAISRSIIEAHDGRIWASSDPQSGSTFHFTLPAVTRESDEQDRG, from the coding sequence ATGAGGAACACCCCGTTGACGCTGCGCGTGGTGCTTTTGCTGGCGCTGGCCCTTGGCATCGCCGCGATCGACACCGTCACCGACCTGGAGATCGCGGTGGGGGTTTTCCAGATCGTGGTGGTGTTGATCGCGGTGCGGATTTTGCCGGCGCGGGCGGTGGCTGGCGTCTCGGTCTTCTGTATGGTCTTGACGATCCTGAGCTATCGCTTCACCCGCTTTGGCGATACCGAGGCCGGGCTGATCAATGTGTTGATCAGCCTCGCCGCCATCGCCGGCACCACGTACCTGGCGCTGCGTTTATCGGCGGCCATCCGCACCGTGCATCAGACCCGTGCCCACCTGGCCCACATTGCCCGCATCAACATGCTCGGCGAGCTCGCCGCCTCCATCGCCCACGAAGTCAACCAGCCACTGGCTGCGGTGGCCACCAGCGGTGGCGCCTGCCTGCGCTGGATGGCCACCGAGCCGCCCAACCTGCCCAAGGCGCAACAGGCGGTGGAGCGGATCATCGCCGACACCCACCGCGCCAGCGAAATCATCGCCCGCTTGCGCGGCATGGCCCGGCATCAAGCGCCATCCAAGCAATGGCTGAACGTGGCCGACACCGTCAATGCCGCACTGCGCTTGTTGGCAGGCGAGCTGAACGAACAGAACATCACCTTGCGCGTGCAGGTCCAGGAGGGGCTACCGCCGGTGCTGGCCGATGAGGTGCAGATCCAGCAAGTGCTGCTCAATCTGGCGATGAACGCGGTCGACGCCATGCGCCAGGTGGAGGTCGAGCGCCGGGAGCTGGCGGTGCAGGTCGCCCTTGAGTCCCCGGATCGATTGCGGTTTTCGGTGTCCGACCAGGGCAGCGGTTTGTCCGTCAACGACCGTGAGCGGGTGTTCGACGCCTTCTACAGCACCAAACCGGACGGCATGGGCATGGGCCTGGCGATCAGCCGCTCCATTATCGAAGCCCATGACGGGCGTATCTGGGCCTCAAGCGATCCGCAGTCAGGCTCGACCTTCCACTTCACCCTGCCGGCTGTTACACGGGAGTCCGATGAGCAAGACAGAGGTTGA
- a CDS encoding sigma-54-dependent Fis family transcriptional regulator — protein sequence MNNPHSLFPSLALTEEHFSPRGDSTQLSEGNSPTLAELTECLFFSPVDGRIWLNDQRMLLLHSSSFGALRREIIDRQGLEQTRGLFTRTGYLSGARDARLIRERWPDADAAAIFSAGTRLHTLEGMTKVEPLHFKFDADSGFYEGEFLWHHSCEADEHIAAYGIGQDPVCWTELGYAIGYVSGLFGRLVIFRETECRGMGHEVCRVVGKTAEQWGDVEQDLSYLTASPSSLAPRQSPAPAPAPQDDGEVGGLTPIGASAAFNAATLALQRVAPTPATVLFSGESGVGKELFARQLHQCSPRHAAPFVALNCAAIPDNLIEAELFGVERGAYTGATHSRSGRFERAHGGTLFLDEIASLSLPGQGKLLRALQEREIERVGGGQPIKVNVRVVAATNVDLRKAVAAGDFREDLFYRLNVFPITLPPLRERRDDIPLLVNAFLRRFCQDYARKPAGLTMRALKVLLRYDFPGNVRELQNMVERGLIASEDGQAIDLIHLFRNEPIPEQLYSLDDNGSLAALDQKTTPPQPRPALLETLTRLEQGFSIDGLESRLIDEALQQSEGNLAAAARLLGLSRAQFAYRLKKYQQVPSE from the coding sequence ATGAATAATCCCCACTCGCTGTTCCCTAGCCTCGCGCTCACGGAGGAGCATTTCTCGCCACGGGGGGACAGCACCCAACTGAGCGAGGGCAACTCACCGACCCTGGCCGAGCTGACTGAATGCCTGTTCTTCTCCCCTGTCGATGGACGCATCTGGCTCAACGACCAGCGCATGCTGCTGTTGCACAGCTCATCGTTCGGCGCGCTGCGGCGGGAGATCATCGATCGCCAGGGCCTGGAACAAACCCGGGGCCTGTTTACCCGGACCGGCTACCTGTCCGGCGCACGGGACGCACGGTTGATTCGCGAGCGCTGGCCCGACGCCGATGCCGCGGCGATTTTCTCCGCCGGCACGCGCCTGCACACCCTCGAAGGCATGACCAAGGTCGAGCCCCTGCACTTTAAGTTCGACGCCGACTCCGGCTTCTACGAAGGTGAGTTCCTCTGGCATCACTCCTGTGAGGCCGACGAACATATCGCCGCCTACGGGATCGGCCAGGACCCGGTGTGCTGGACCGAACTGGGCTATGCCATCGGCTATGTCAGCGGCCTGTTCGGTCGGCTGGTGATCTTCCGGGAAACCGAATGCCGGGGGATGGGCCACGAGGTCTGCAGAGTGGTGGGCAAGACTGCCGAGCAATGGGGCGATGTCGAGCAGGACCTGAGCTACCTCACAGCCTCGCCCTCCAGCCTCGCCCCCCGGCAAAGCCCGGCGCCAGCGCCCGCTCCCCAGGACGACGGGGAAGTCGGTGGCCTCACGCCCATTGGCGCCAGCGCCGCGTTCAATGCTGCCACCCTCGCCTTGCAACGCGTGGCCCCCACGCCGGCGACGGTGTTGTTCAGCGGTGAGTCCGGGGTCGGCAAGGAGCTGTTTGCCCGCCAGTTGCATCAATGCAGCCCACGCCATGCGGCGCCCTTCGTGGCGCTCAACTGTGCCGCGATCCCAGACAACCTGATCGAGGCCGAACTCTTCGGTGTCGAACGCGGCGCTTATACCGGCGCGACGCACTCGCGCTCTGGACGCTTCGAGCGAGCCCACGGTGGTACGTTGTTTCTCGATGAAATCGCCAGCCTCAGCCTGCCGGGACAAGGCAAGCTGCTGCGCGCCCTACAGGAGCGCGAGATCGAACGAGTCGGTGGCGGCCAGCCGATCAAGGTCAATGTGCGGGTGGTGGCGGCGACCAACGTCGACCTGCGCAAAGCGGTGGCGGCGGGAGATTTTCGCGAGGACCTGTTCTATCGCCTGAACGTCTTCCCCATCACCCTGCCGCCACTGCGCGAGCGTCGCGACGACATCCCGCTGCTGGTCAACGCGTTCCTGCGCCGCTTCTGCCAGGACTACGCCCGCAAACCCGCCGGGCTGACCATGCGCGCCCTCAAGGTGTTGCTGCGCTACGACTTCCCCGGCAACGTACGGGAACTGCAAAACATGGTCGAGCGCGGCTTGATCGCCAGCGAGGATGGCCAGGCCATTGACCTGATCCACCTGTTTCGCAACGAGCCCATACCCGAGCAGTTGTACTCCCTGGACGACAACGGCAGCCTGGCGGCACTCGACCAGAAGACCACCCCTCCACAACCGCGCCCGGCCTTGCTGGAAACCTTGACCCGGCTGGAGCAAGGCTTCTCCATTGACGGCTTGGAGTCGCGGTTGATCGACGAAGCGCTGCAACAGAGTGAAGGCAACCTGGCGGCGGCTGCGCGCCTGCTGGGGTTGAGCCGCGCGCAGTTTGCGTACCGGTTGAAGAAGTATCAGCAGGTGCCGTCCGAGTAA